In a genomic window of Occallatibacter riparius:
- a CDS encoding GMC oxidoreductase gives MGTSSVPAPVAQTHAVLFTLWFPVEQLPIPPQILPEIQAIATQVSAGMLEAFSQSTFLRVLEGMTAPQGLPFYQCLQNSTNSSVQQWLATPGGIGSLPVEAASQVLSYLFEGECGPESVRFAMLIREAYLSGIWDLPLAVPLTAIDNPKTFVDDIAIYSKFNYPAIGPNWLTYDSATKTISAKDGVIDYLVIGSGPGGATVATELQKAGKRVVLIEQGPFVVWGSMDTMSYSALMYKNNIAATSDNGVLVRSGQAMGGGTTVNIDLAFSPLEGTIQARIANWIDQGWIDGRFYTQERLAAAYQWVRNAIATREVTQCELNRDNRVLWDGAVGLGVNPSLYHLNRFQSDLSPSPVTCKRDAARQLIVGAMGVPENPLAVIPDVSVQDVLFAPDGPDGSVRASGVSLVANVPWTTYGNTIVDPCQLGLPQGFTVTINARNVILSAGTIGSARILLNSAKNTPAVDNPRIGRGLIMHPSFPLIGRFNETINLLDGLDSATFLDAFGVAPGFIFETMSGLPAYGALLIPGSGEQVYNRITQFNQSAGFGVMLVDTPSDDNRVRLDSDGSVVLDYALSEGDKQRFRTGVALAIRMMFLAGAYEVIIPSNENFLGADNFDPMTGVYLTSIEQADMVETNLQFIPNRTLLTSAHLQASNKSGSSAATSVVSARQRVWNVQTQQEIPNLYVMDSSIFPTSVGANPMQAIYTFAKIFSERLIQGLDEPGPLRFEETPRQERRVLRPE, from the coding sequence GACGGCGCCGCAGGGCCTCCCTTTCTATCAGTGTCTGCAGAATTCGACCAATTCATCGGTACAGCAGTGGCTGGCAACTCCAGGAGGCATCGGCAGCCTGCCGGTGGAGGCAGCATCGCAGGTGCTCTCATACCTCTTCGAAGGCGAGTGCGGGCCGGAATCGGTCAGGTTCGCCATGCTGATTCGCGAAGCCTATCTTTCGGGTATCTGGGACCTGCCCCTGGCCGTTCCGCTCACGGCGATCGACAACCCGAAGACCTTTGTCGATGACATTGCCATCTACTCGAAATTCAATTATCCGGCTATCGGTCCGAACTGGTTAACTTATGACTCGGCCACAAAGACTATATCCGCCAAAGACGGAGTCATCGACTATCTCGTCATCGGCAGCGGGCCCGGCGGTGCCACGGTTGCGACAGAGTTACAGAAGGCCGGCAAGAGGGTGGTTCTCATCGAGCAGGGGCCCTTCGTGGTTTGGGGATCGATGGACACTATGAGTTACTCCGCACTGATGTACAAGAACAACATCGCTGCCACTTCTGACAACGGAGTCCTGGTGCGGAGTGGGCAGGCCATGGGCGGCGGAACGACGGTCAACATCGACCTTGCCTTTTCACCCCTCGAAGGGACCATTCAGGCTCGCATCGCGAACTGGATCGACCAGGGATGGATCGATGGTCGCTTCTACACCCAGGAACGGCTCGCCGCGGCGTACCAGTGGGTCCGCAACGCAATCGCTACGCGCGAAGTAACCCAGTGTGAACTGAATCGAGACAACCGCGTACTTTGGGATGGCGCGGTTGGGTTGGGAGTAAATCCATCGCTATACCACCTGAACCGATTTCAGTCCGACCTATCTCCGTCGCCGGTCACCTGTAAGCGCGATGCGGCGCGGCAGTTGATTGTTGGAGCGATGGGCGTGCCAGAGAATCCCTTGGCAGTGATTCCTGACGTGAGTGTGCAGGATGTTTTGTTTGCTCCAGATGGCCCCGATGGCTCCGTGCGTGCATCAGGTGTGTCGCTCGTGGCGAATGTGCCATGGACCACATATGGAAACACCATCGTCGATCCCTGTCAGCTCGGTCTCCCGCAGGGGTTCACCGTTACCATCAATGCGCGAAACGTGATTCTCTCGGCAGGAACCATCGGCTCGGCGCGCATCCTCCTGAACTCGGCGAAGAACACGCCCGCGGTGGACAATCCTCGCATCGGGCGCGGGTTGATCATGCACCCATCGTTCCCGCTGATTGGCAGGTTCAATGAAACGATCAACCTGCTCGACGGCCTCGACAGCGCAACATTCCTCGACGCCTTCGGAGTCGCTCCTGGCTTCATCTTTGAGACTATGTCGGGACTGCCGGCTTATGGCGCGCTGCTGATTCCTGGCAGTGGGGAACAAGTCTACAATCGCATCACCCAGTTCAACCAGTCAGCCGGCTTCGGCGTGATGCTCGTCGACACCCCCTCTGACGATAACCGCGTGCGGCTCGATTCAGATGGTTCCGTGGTCCTCGATTATGCGCTGAGCGAGGGAGACAAACAGCGCTTCCGCACGGGCGTTGCGCTTGCCATCCGCATGATGTTCCTCGCGGGCGCCTACGAGGTCATCATCCCATCGAATGAGAACTTCCTTGGCGCTGATAATTTCGATCCCATGACCGGCGTCTATCTCACTAGCATTGAACAGGCCGACATGGTCGAAACGAACCTGCAGTTCATTCCGAATCGCACGCTTCTCACCTCGGCCCACTTACAAGCCTCGAATAAGAGCGGAAGCTCGGCAGCTACTTCAGTAGTGTCAGCAAGGCAGCGCGTGTGGAATGTGCAGACTCAGCAGGAGATTCCCAATCTATACGTCATGGACAGCAGCATCTTCCCTACATCTGTAGGTGCCAACCCCATGCAGGCCATCTACACGTTCGCGAAGATCTTCTCCGAGCGCCTGATACAAGGCCTGGATGAACCTGGGCCTCTGCGCTTCGAGGAGACCCCCCGTCAGGAGCGACGGGTTCTGCGGCCTGAATAG